The following coding sequences lie in one Rutidosis leptorrhynchoides isolate AG116_Rl617_1_P2 chromosome 4, CSIRO_AGI_Rlap_v1, whole genome shotgun sequence genomic window:
- the LOC139843534 gene encoding alkaline ceramidase-like, whose product MADGVSSFWGPVTSSHEWCEKNYVFSSYIAEFYNTISTIPCILLALIGLLSSLIQRFEKRFSVLHLSNMALAIGSMMYHATLQHVQQQSDETPMVWEMLLYIYILYSPDWHYRSTMPTFLFLYGVSFAVIHSVIRFDIGFKIHYVMLCLLCIPRVYKYYIYTQDTSAKRLAKFYVATLLLGSLCWLVDRFCCSQISSWPVNPQGHALWHVLMGFNSYFANTFLMFCRAQQREWDPKVVYFMGVLPYVKIEKQKTQ is encoded by the exons ATGGCAGATGGTGTATCAAGCTTCTGGGGTCCGGTCACATCCTCCCATGAATGGTGTGAGAAGAATTATGTATTTTCTTCTTACATTGCTGAGTTTTACAATACCATTTCAACTATTCCATGCATTCTTTTGGCACTCATCGGCCTTTTAAGTTCCCTGATACAACGTTTCGAGAAGAGATTTAGTGTTCTACACTTGTCAAATATGGCACTTGCTATTGGAAGCATGATGTatcatgctacactacaacacgt ACAACAACAAAGTGATGAAACTCCAATGGTGTGGGAAATGCTTCTCTACATATATATCCTCTATTCACCCGATTGGCATTATCGTAGCACAATGCCTACGTTCCTCTTCCTCTACGGCGTCTCGTTTGCCGTTATCCATTCCGTAATCCGTTTCGATATCGGCTTCAAAATCCATTACGTGATGCTATGCCTATTGTGCATTCCCCGGGTTTACAAATACTACATATATACACAAGACACATCCGCCAAAAGACTTGCAAAATTTTACGTGGCTACTCTCCTTCTTGGTAGCTTGTGTTGGTTAGTTGACCGATTTTGCTGCAGTCAAATATCAAGTTGGCCAGTCAACCCGCAAGGTCACGCGTTATGGCACGTCTTAATGGGATTCAATTCGTACTTTGCAAACACGTTTCTGATGTTTTGCCGTGCCCAACAAAGAGAGTGGGACCCAAAAGTAGTTTATTTTATGGGCGTTCTTCCGTACGTAAAGATTGAGAAACAAAAGACTCAATAA
- the LOC139843657 gene encoding uncharacterized protein isoform X1: MLSDQEIAKGVEILLTQSDHKSFRTLTEFVQSLSSKLGFDLSHKSLFIRDQINFFLFRSQQPPQYHHHHPEPSPQLLQPPPPTAVAVTTSGIVKDHFAPQYHFNQQQFYQQQHFALQQQQQLHIQQLQQQQQQQQPPRQRHPVELNFSKAVSPQHTAVVSSPLSEVKSEAGGVLVQDVGGKSSEKPKKGGVAGTKRRGGPGGLNKLCGITPELQVIVGESALSRTDIVKQLWAYIKKNNLQDPGNKRKIICDDALRVVFETDCTDMFKMNKLLAKHIIRLEPLNFAEESSRKRSKVNVEPVVESTDNFPRQVIISEALVNCLGTEEREMTQSEALRLVWEYINVNNLEDPQNPVMILCDEKLKDLFGCESISAMRIPELLVREHLSNK; encoded by the exons ATGTTATCCGACCAAGAAATAGCAAAAGGAGTTGAAATTTTACTAACTCAATCTGACCACAAATCATTCAGAACCCTAACTGAATTTGTTCAATCTCTTtcttcaaaattagggtttgatttaTCTCATAAATCCCTTTTTATACGTGACCAAATCAACTTTTTCCTTTTCCGATCACAACAACCACCGCAATATCACCACCACCACCCTGAACCATCACCGCAACTATTGCAACCACCGCCACCAACCGCCGTTGCCGTTACTACTTCCGGAATTGTGAAAGACCATTTTGCCCCTCAGTATCATTTCAATCAACAACAGTTTTATCAACAGCAACATTTTGCGCTTCAACAGCAGCAACAATTGCATATACAGCAAttgcagcagcaacaacaacaacaacaaccgccacGTCAGCGGCATCCGGTTGAGCTTAATTTCAGTAAGGCGGTTTCGCCGCAGCATACGGCGGTGGTTAGTTCTCCGCTGTCGGAGGTGAAAAGTGAAGCTGGTGGTGTTTTGGTGCAGGATGTTGGTGGAAAATCATCTGAAAAACCTAAAAAGGG GGGAGTAGCAGGAACTAAAAGAAGAGGTGGACCAGGGGGGCTAAATAAACTATGTGGTATTACGCCCGAGCTTCAAGTTATTGTTGGCGAGTCAGCATTATCAAGAACGGAT ATTGTAAAGCAGCTATGGGCATACATCAAGAAGAACAACCTCCAGGATCCGGGCAACAAGAGGAAGATAATTTGTGATGATGCTTTGCGTGTTGTATTTGAAACTGACTGCACTGATATGTTCAAGATGAATAAGTTGCTTGCGAAACATATCATTCGACTCGAGC CTTTAAATTTTGCAGAAGAATCATCTCGTAAAAGATCCAAAGTAAATGTTGAACCTGTTGTTGAAAGTACAGATAACTTTCCCAGGCAAGTTATAATTTCAGAAGCACTTGTTAATTGTTTGGGTACCGAAGAAAGGGAAATGACCCAGTCGGAGGCTTTGAGACTTGTTTGGGAGTACATAAACGTCAATAATCTTGAG GATCCTCAAAATCCAGTAATGATTCTGTGTGATgaaaaacttaaggatctttttggATGTGAAAGTATTTCTGCAATGCGAATTCCCGAGTTGTTGGTCAGAGAACATTTATCTAACAAGTAG
- the LOC139843657 gene encoding uncharacterized protein isoform X2, with product MLSDQEIAKGVEILLTQSDHKSFRTLTEFVQSLSSKLGFDLSHKSLFIRDQINFFLFRSQQPPQYHHHHPEPSPQLLQPPPPTAVAVTTSGIVKDHFAPQYHFNQQQFYQQQHFALQQQQQLHIQQLQQQQQQQQPPRQRHPVELNFSKAVSPQHTAVVSSPLSEVKSEAGGVLVQDVGGKSSEKPKKGGVAGTKRRGGPGGLNKLCGITPELQVIVGESALSRTDIVKQLWAYIKKNNLQDPGNKRKIICDDALRVVFETDCTDMFKMNKLLAKHIIRLEPTKESSRKRSKVNVEPVVESTDNFPRQVIISEALVNCLGTEEREMTQSEALRLVWEYINVNNLEDPQNPVMILCDEKLKDLFGCESISAMRIPELLVREHLSNK from the exons ATGTTATCCGACCAAGAAATAGCAAAAGGAGTTGAAATTTTACTAACTCAATCTGACCACAAATCATTCAGAACCCTAACTGAATTTGTTCAATCTCTTtcttcaaaattagggtttgatttaTCTCATAAATCCCTTTTTATACGTGACCAAATCAACTTTTTCCTTTTCCGATCACAACAACCACCGCAATATCACCACCACCACCCTGAACCATCACCGCAACTATTGCAACCACCGCCACCAACCGCCGTTGCCGTTACTACTTCCGGAATTGTGAAAGACCATTTTGCCCCTCAGTATCATTTCAATCAACAACAGTTTTATCAACAGCAACATTTTGCGCTTCAACAGCAGCAACAATTGCATATACAGCAAttgcagcagcaacaacaacaacaacaaccgccacGTCAGCGGCATCCGGTTGAGCTTAATTTCAGTAAGGCGGTTTCGCCGCAGCATACGGCGGTGGTTAGTTCTCCGCTGTCGGAGGTGAAAAGTGAAGCTGGTGGTGTTTTGGTGCAGGATGTTGGTGGAAAATCATCTGAAAAACCTAAAAAGGG GGGAGTAGCAGGAACTAAAAGAAGAGGTGGACCAGGGGGGCTAAATAAACTATGTGGTATTACGCCCGAGCTTCAAGTTATTGTTGGCGAGTCAGCATTATCAAGAACGGAT ATTGTAAAGCAGCTATGGGCATACATCAAGAAGAACAACCTCCAGGATCCGGGCAACAAGAGGAAGATAATTTGTGATGATGCTTTGCGTGTTGTATTTGAAACTGACTGCACTGATATGTTCAAGATGAATAAGTTGCTTGCGAAACATATCATTCGACTCGAGCCTACAA AAGAATCATCTCGTAAAAGATCCAAAGTAAATGTTGAACCTGTTGTTGAAAGTACAGATAACTTTCCCAGGCAAGTTATAATTTCAGAAGCACTTGTTAATTGTTTGGGTACCGAAGAAAGGGAAATGACCCAGTCGGAGGCTTTGAGACTTGTTTGGGAGTACATAAACGTCAATAATCTTGAG GATCCTCAAAATCCAGTAATGATTCTGTGTGATgaaaaacttaaggatctttttggATGTGAAAGTATTTCTGCAATGCGAATTCCCGAGTTGTTGGTCAGAGAACATTTATCTAACAAGTAG